The Arenicella xantha genome contains a region encoding:
- a CDS encoding malate synthase G, translating into MSNYIKRAELDVDQQLVDFIEQEALPGLTVSAGQFWQSFSNVVHELSPINRALLSERDSIQAQLDTWNQQNRNCFDPAVYKAFLKEIGYLVEEGEDFEIATENVDTEIAEQAGPQLVVPTSNARFALNATNARWGSLYDALYGTDAISEQDGAARAGAYNPVRGAKVIKFCRDFLDAHFALVDGTHADVIAYRVDQDGLVAEADNGILGRLQDPSQCIGYQGDAQFPTAILLKQNGLHVAIQIDPQSPIGKTDRAGVSDLSCEAALTTIQDFEDSVAAVDAQDKVGVYRNWLGLMRGDLVEAFQKGGESLTRTLTADKTYTALDGSQLVLPGRSLLFCRNVGHLMSNPAVLDQNGVEVQEGIMDAMISVLIALHDLQHTGELRNSRTGSVYIVKPKMHGPKEVAFANTLFNRVEDELGLARHTVKIGVMDEERRTTVNLKECIRAVKDRVVFINTGFLDRTGDEIHTSMLLGPMATKAEIKQQPWITAYEDWNVDIGLACGLPGKAQIGKGMWAMPDEMAAMLDAKIGHPKSGANTAWVPSPNGATLHSIHYHQVSVFEVQEALKSRKRASLDDILTVPLSHDPDAWSAQDIQRELDNNAQGILGYVVRWIDQGVGCSKVPDINNVGLMEDRATLRISSQHMANWLEHGITTIDQIHETFERMAAVVDQQNRHDSNYRPMAGNPDSIAYQAALALVLQGKQQPNGYTEPLLHEYRLKLKAS; encoded by the coding sequence ATGAGTAATTACATTAAACGTGCCGAATTAGACGTCGATCAACAGCTGGTCGACTTTATTGAACAAGAAGCCTTGCCGGGTTTGACGGTGTCGGCAGGTCAATTTTGGCAATCGTTCTCGAATGTGGTGCACGAGCTAAGCCCGATAAACCGCGCCTTATTAAGTGAGCGTGATTCGATTCAAGCTCAGCTCGATACATGGAATCAACAAAATCGAAATTGTTTTGACCCTGCCGTCTACAAAGCTTTTTTAAAAGAGATCGGTTATTTAGTAGAAGAGGGCGAGGACTTCGAAATTGCCACCGAGAATGTGGATACAGAGATTGCCGAGCAAGCCGGCCCCCAATTGGTGGTTCCGACTTCTAACGCTCGGTTCGCATTAAATGCAACGAATGCTCGATGGGGGAGTTTGTATGACGCGCTCTATGGAACCGATGCCATTTCAGAGCAAGACGGCGCCGCGCGAGCTGGTGCTTACAACCCAGTACGCGGTGCTAAAGTAATTAAATTCTGCCGAGACTTCTTGGATGCCCATTTTGCCTTAGTTGATGGAACACATGCTGATGTCATCGCTTATCGTGTTGATCAAGATGGTCTGGTCGCTGAAGCCGATAATGGCATATTAGGTCGTCTGCAAGACCCGAGTCAATGTATTGGGTATCAAGGAGACGCGCAGTTCCCAACGGCAATTCTGCTTAAGCAAAACGGTTTACATGTTGCGATTCAGATTGATCCCCAGTCTCCGATTGGCAAAACCGATCGGGCTGGCGTGTCTGATTTGAGCTGTGAAGCAGCGCTTACCACCATTCAAGACTTCGAGGATTCAGTGGCCGCGGTGGATGCGCAAGATAAAGTTGGTGTGTATCGTAATTGGCTGGGGTTGATGCGTGGAGACCTTGTCGAAGCCTTTCAAAAAGGTGGTGAGTCTCTGACACGAACCTTGACCGCGGACAAAACTTACACGGCATTGGATGGCTCACAGTTGGTATTGCCTGGGCGGAGTTTGTTGTTTTGTCGTAACGTTGGACACTTGATGTCAAACCCTGCGGTATTAGATCAAAATGGCGTCGAGGTTCAAGAAGGCATCATGGATGCCATGATTAGTGTGCTAATTGCGCTACATGACCTACAGCACACTGGTGAATTGCGTAATTCTCGCACCGGGAGTGTTTACATTGTTAAACCCAAAATGCATGGTCCCAAGGAAGTCGCGTTTGCCAATACGCTGTTTAATCGAGTGGAAGATGAGCTCGGTTTAGCGCGGCACACAGTGAAGATCGGTGTGATGGATGAAGAGCGTCGCACCACGGTAAACCTAAAAGAGTGTATTCGCGCCGTTAAAGACCGAGTGGTTTTCATTAATACCGGCTTTTTAGACCGAACCGGTGATGAAATACACACCAGCATGTTGTTGGGTCCAATGGCGACCAAGGCAGAAATTAAGCAGCAACCATGGATTACGGCCTATGAGGATTGGAATGTCGACATCGGCCTGGCTTGTGGGCTACCGGGTAAGGCTCAGATTGGTAAAGGAATGTGGGCTATGCCTGATGAAATGGCCGCCATGCTCGATGCTAAAATTGGCCACCCTAAATCAGGTGCAAACACCGCATGGGTTCCATCGCCAAATGGCGCAACCTTGCACTCTATCCATTATCATCAAGTTTCGGTATTTGAGGTTCAAGAGGCATTGAAATCTCGCAAGCGTGCCTCTTTAGACGATATTTTGACAGTGCCGTTGAGTCATGATCCAGACGCTTGGTCAGCACAAGATATTCAGCGAGAATTAGATAATAACGCGCAAGGGATATTGGGTTATGTGGTGCGCTGGATTGATCAAGGTGTTGGTTGTTCTAAGGTGCCAGATATCAATAATGTCGGTCTGATGGAAGATCGTGCGACGCTGCGTATCTCGAGCCAGCATATGGCGAATTGGCTGGAGCATGGAATCACTACTATCGACCAGATTCATGAGACTTTCGAGCGTATGGCGGCCGTGGTCGACCAACAAAACCGACATGATTCGAACTATCGGCCGATGGCGGGCAACCCAGATAGCATTGCGTATCAAGCTGCGTTGGCCTTGGTGCTACAAGGGAAGCAGCAACCAAACGGCTATACCGAACCATTGCTACACGAGTATCGTCTCAAGTTGAAAGCCAGTTAA
- a CDS encoding isocitrate lyase, giving the protein MSTYKQAIEANERLINENGTTFAGINPEYAARMKLQNRFQTGLEIAKYTAGIMRQDMADYDADSAQYTQSLGCWHGFIAQQKMIAVKKHHGTTSKRYLYLSGWMIAALRSEFGPLPDQSMHEKTSVPKLIEELYTFLRQADARELRHLFKELDAARAAGNNAKAAEVQHHIDNFETHVVPIIADIDAGFGNEEATYLLAKQMIEAGACAIQIENQVSDEKQCGHQDGKVTVPHSDFLAKIRAVRYAFLELGVDDGVIVARTDSLGAGLTKQIAVTNEPGDIGDQYNAYLDCEELTPGQMNNGDVVIHRGGSLVRPKRLPSGLFQFKEGTGEDRCVLDCITSLQNGADLIWIETEKPHVGQIGNMVNRIREVVPDAKLVYNNSPSFNWTLSFRQQAYDAMVEAGDDVSKYNRDELMDVKYDTSDLAIRADQMIQNFQRDGAAQAGIFHHLITLPTYHTAALSTDNLAKGYFGEEGMLAYVKGVQRKEIREGLACVKHQDMAGSNIGDDHKEYFSGDAALKAAGEDNTMNQFG; this is encoded by the coding sequence ATGTCTACCTACAAACAAGCGATTGAGGCCAATGAGCGCTTAATCAACGAAAACGGAACAACCTTTGCCGGCATCAATCCAGAATATGCGGCACGTATGAAACTGCAAAATCGGTTTCAAACCGGCTTAGAGATTGCTAAGTACACAGCTGGCATTATGCGCCAAGACATGGCTGACTACGATGCCGACTCAGCCCAATACACACAATCATTGGGTTGCTGGCACGGATTTATTGCACAGCAAAAAATGATTGCTGTGAAGAAACACCACGGCACCACTAGCAAGCGCTACTTATATTTGTCAGGCTGGATGATTGCGGCATTGCGTTCAGAGTTTGGACCGCTTCCAGACCAATCTATGCACGAGAAAACCAGCGTACCAAAGTTAATTGAGGAGCTGTATACCTTTTTACGTCAGGCTGATGCTCGTGAGTTACGCCATCTTTTCAAAGAACTCGATGCAGCACGTGCCGCAGGAAACAATGCTAAAGCAGCTGAAGTTCAACATCATATCGATAATTTCGAAACACATGTAGTGCCAATCATTGCCGACATTGACGCAGGCTTTGGTAACGAAGAAGCGACCTACCTGCTTGCAAAACAAATGATTGAAGCCGGCGCATGTGCCATTCAAATCGAAAATCAGGTATCTGATGAAAAGCAATGTGGGCACCAAGACGGAAAAGTAACCGTGCCACATTCTGACTTTCTTGCCAAAATTCGAGCAGTTCGCTATGCCTTCCTAGAACTTGGTGTTGATGATGGCGTTATTGTTGCGCGAACCGACTCCTTAGGTGCCGGTCTTACCAAGCAGATCGCTGTTACTAATGAGCCCGGCGATATCGGCGATCAATACAACGCGTATTTGGATTGCGAAGAATTAACACCTGGTCAAATGAACAATGGCGATGTTGTCATTCATCGTGGCGGTAGCCTGGTTCGACCTAAACGTTTGCCAAGCGGCCTGTTTCAGTTCAAAGAAGGCACTGGTGAAGATCGTTGCGTACTTGACTGCATTACCAGCTTACAGAATGGTGCTGACCTAATTTGGATCGAGACCGAAAAGCCACATGTGGGTCAAATCGGCAACATGGTTAATCGAATCCGTGAAGTTGTGCCAGATGCAAAATTGGTCTACAACAACTCACCATCGTTTAACTGGACATTGAGCTTTCGCCAACAAGCCTACGACGCAATGGTCGAAGCCGGCGATGATGTGAGCAAATACAATCGAGATGAATTGATGGATGTCAAATATGACACATCCGATCTAGCCATACGCGCCGACCAAATGATTCAGAACTTTCAACGTGATGGCGCCGCTCAAGCGGGTATCTTCCACCACCTGATCACTTTACCGACTTATCACACTGCGGCCTTGTCTACCGACAATCTAGCCAAAGGTTATTTTGGCGAAGAAGGCATGTTGGCCTATGTCAAAGGTGTACAGCGTAAAGAGATTCGTGAAGGTCTAGCCTGTGTTAAGCACCAAGATATGGCGGGCTCTAACATTGGTGATGATCATAAAGAATACTTCTCTGGTGACGCGGCACTAAAAGCGGCTGGAGAAGACAACACGATGAACCAGTTTGGCTAA
- a CDS encoding DUF1295 domain-containing protein, which translates to MKRDKKTVVIGLIVIVSIGLLLSWAGGSGSVRLGIVPVFAVCGFLAFLINWLAFIPANAAQTEKYYDLTGSLTYLTLIVVALLLSGNTSDRALIVAAMVAVWAMRLGSFLFLRIRSDGADDRFDEIKVKPLSFFFAWTLQALWVLFTAAAALAVITSEKQLALGVIGTLGIAMWVTGFLCEVIADAQKRRFKQNPDNRGRFIQSGLWSWSRHPNYFGEILLWSGVAVIAIPILQGPQWLTLISPVFVYLLLTRVSGIPLLAEKGTERWGDDPAYQAYVENTPRLIPMPPRKSDSN; encoded by the coding sequence ATGAAGCGCGATAAGAAAACTGTTGTTATAGGGCTAATCGTCATTGTTTCGATTGGCTTGTTGCTAAGTTGGGCTGGTGGTTCCGGCAGTGTGCGGCTTGGGATTGTGCCGGTATTTGCGGTGTGCGGTTTCTTGGCTTTTCTAATCAACTGGCTCGCATTCATTCCTGCCAATGCCGCACAGACTGAAAAATACTACGATCTAACCGGTAGTCTGACGTATTTAACATTGATTGTGGTGGCGCTGTTGTTAAGCGGGAACACCAGTGATCGTGCGTTGATTGTGGCGGCGATGGTCGCGGTTTGGGCGATGCGGCTTGGTAGTTTTCTATTCTTAAGGATTCGCAGTGACGGAGCTGATGATCGTTTTGATGAGATAAAAGTAAAGCCGTTGAGTTTCTTTTTCGCATGGACGCTACAAGCACTTTGGGTATTGTTTACCGCGGCCGCGGCGTTGGCAGTAATTACTAGCGAGAAGCAGCTAGCGCTAGGGGTTATTGGAACGCTCGGGATTGCCATGTGGGTAACGGGCTTTCTATGCGAAGTAATCGCCGATGCGCAAAAACGTCGTTTTAAGCAAAACCCGGATAATCGTGGACGATTTATACAGTCCGGCCTATGGAGCTGGTCTCGGCACCCGAATTATTTTGGCGAAATCTTATTGTGGAGTGGTGTTGCGGTAATTGCGATACCTATTTTACAAGGACCTCAATGGCTTACGCTGATTTCTCCGGTGTTTGTGTACCTATTGTTGACCCGTGTCAGTGGCATACCACTGCTGGCGGAGAAGGGCACTGAACGATGGGGCGACGATCCTGCTTATCAAGCCTACGTTGAAAACACGCCTCGGCTAATTCCTATGCCGCCACGTAAATCTGACTCGAATTAA